A region of Streptomyces sp. TG1A-60 DNA encodes the following proteins:
- the pta gene encoding phosphate acetyltransferase, whose translation MTRSVYVTGIDRGDGRQVVELGIMELLTRQIDRVGVFRPLLHHGPDRLFELLRARYRLSQDPATVYGMDYHEASTLQAEHGTDELVSTLVDRFHAVTRYYDVVLVLGTDFADTQFPDELSLNARLANEFGASVIPVVGGRKQTAEAVAAETHNAYRAYAGLGCDVLAMVVNRVAPADRAETTERLGDSRLPLPVPCYVVPDEPALSAPTVAQITHALGGKVLLGDDSGLARDALNFVFGGAMLPNFLNALTPGCLVVTPGDRADLVVGALAAHSAGTPPIAGVLLTLDERPSDEVLTLAARLAPGTPVVAVEAGSFLTASELFSMEGKLSASTPRKAETALGLFERYVDTAELRDRVSAPSGDRVTPMMFEHTLLEQARADKRRVVLCEGTEERVLHAAEVLLRRGVCDLTLLGPVDQIRKKAADLGIDLGDSMLVDPATSEWRDSFAEKYARLRAHKNISVELAYDVVSDVNYFGTLMVQEGLADGMVSGSAHSTAATIRPAFEIIKTQPDTDIVSSVFFMCLADKVLVYGDCAVNPDPNAAQLADIAIQSAATALRFGVEPRIAMLSYSTGTSGSGADVDKVREATETVRSRRPDLKIEGPIQYDAAVEPSVAATKLPGSEVAGQATVLIFPDLNTGNNTYKAVQRSAGALAVGPVLQGLRKPVNDLSRGALVQDIVTTVAITAIQAQTPVAAGPAQ comes from the coding sequence GTGACGCGCAGCGTGTACGTGACCGGGATCGACCGCGGCGACGGCCGCCAGGTCGTCGAGCTGGGGATCATGGAACTCCTGACCCGCCAGATCGACCGCGTGGGGGTGTTCCGGCCGCTGCTGCACCACGGTCCCGACCGGCTCTTCGAACTGCTGCGCGCCCGCTATCGCCTCTCCCAGGACCCGGCGACCGTGTACGGCATGGACTACCACGAGGCGTCCACCCTCCAGGCCGAGCACGGCACGGACGAGCTGGTGTCCACCCTCGTCGACCGGTTCCACGCCGTCACCCGGTACTACGACGTCGTCCTCGTCCTCGGCACGGACTTCGCCGACACCCAGTTCCCGGACGAACTCTCCCTCAACGCCCGGCTCGCCAACGAGTTCGGCGCCTCCGTCATCCCCGTCGTCGGCGGACGGAAGCAGACGGCCGAAGCCGTGGCCGCCGAGACGCACAACGCGTACCGCGCCTACGCAGGCCTCGGCTGTGACGTCCTCGCCATGGTCGTCAACCGGGTCGCGCCCGCCGACCGCGCCGAGACGACCGAGCGCCTCGGCGACTCCCGGCTCCCGCTCCCCGTGCCCTGCTACGTCGTGCCGGACGAGCCCGCCCTCTCCGCCCCGACCGTCGCCCAGATCACCCACGCGCTCGGCGGCAAGGTCCTCCTCGGCGACGACTCCGGGCTCGCCCGTGACGCGCTGAACTTCGTCTTCGGCGGGGCCATGCTGCCCAACTTCCTCAACGCCCTCACCCCCGGCTGCCTGGTCGTCACCCCCGGCGACCGCGCGGACCTGGTCGTGGGAGCGCTGGCCGCCCACAGCGCCGGGACCCCGCCGATCGCCGGCGTCCTGCTCACCCTCGACGAGCGGCCCAGCGACGAAGTGCTCACCCTCGCCGCCCGCCTCGCCCCCGGCACCCCCGTGGTCGCCGTGGAGGCCGGCTCCTTCCTGACCGCCTCCGAACTCTTCTCCATGGAGGGGAAGTTGAGCGCGTCGACCCCGCGCAAGGCGGAGACCGCGCTCGGTCTCTTCGAGCGGTACGTCGACACCGCCGAGCTGCGCGACCGGGTCTCCGCGCCGAGCGGCGACCGCGTCACACCGATGATGTTCGAGCACACGCTCCTCGAACAGGCCCGCGCCGACAAGCGCCGCGTCGTGCTGTGCGAGGGCACCGAGGAACGCGTGCTGCACGCGGCCGAGGTGCTGCTGCGGCGCGGGGTGTGCGACCTGACCCTCCTCGGGCCGGTCGACCAGATCCGCAAGAAGGCCGCCGACCTCGGCATCGACCTCGGCGACAGCATGCTGGTGGACCCGGCGACCTCCGAGTGGCGGGACTCCTTCGCGGAGAAGTACGCGCGGTTGCGGGCCCACAAGAACATCAGCGTCGAGCTGGCGTACGACGTCGTGTCCGATGTGAACTACTTCGGCACCCTCATGGTCCAGGAGGGCCTGGCCGACGGCATGGTGTCGGGGTCCGCGCACTCCACCGCCGCCACCATCCGCCCGGCCTTCGAGATCATCAAGACCCAGCCGGACACCGACATCGTCTCGTCCGTCTTCTTCATGTGCCTCGCCGACAAGGTGCTGGTGTACGGGGACTGCGCGGTCAACCCCGACCCGAACGCCGCGCAGCTGGCCGACATCGCAATCCAGTCCGCCGCGACCGCCCTGCGGTTCGGCGTGGAGCCGCGCATCGCGATGCTGTCGTACTCCACCGGCACGTCCGGCTCGGGCGCCGACGTCGACAAGGTGCGGGAGGCGACCGAGACCGTGCGCTCGCGGCGGCCCGATCTGAAGATCGAGGGGCCGATCCAGTACGACGCCGCCGTCGAGCCGAGTGTCGCGGCGACCAAGCTGCCGGGCTCCGAAGTCGCGGGCCAGGCAACGGTGTTGATCTTCCCGGACCTCAACACGGGCAACAACACCTACAAGGCCGTGCAGCGTTCGGCCGGCGCGCTCGCGGTCGGTCCGGTCCTGCAGGGGTTGCGCAAGCCGGTCAACGACCTGTCCCGGGGCGCACTCGTCCAGGACATCGTCACCACCGTCGCCATCACGGCGATCCAGGCCCAGACACCCGTGGCCGCGGGCCCGGCCCAGTGA
- a CDS encoding acetate kinase translates to MTATRVLVLNSGSSSVKYQLLDMRDSSRLALGLVERIGEEGSRLKHTPLTDGGASREHAEPIADHEAALKAVAGELAADGLGLDSPELAAIGHRVVHGGQSFTHPTVVDDAVLAEIERLIPVAPLHNPANLTGIRTARALRPDLPQVAVFDTAFHTTMPESAARYAIDVETADAHRIRRYGFHGTSHAYVSRATAELLGRAPEDVNVIVLHLGNGASASAVEGGRCVDTSMGLTPLEGLVMGTRSGDLDPAVIFHLMRVGGMSTDEIDTLLNKKSGLIGLCGDNDMREIRRRIDGGDERAKLAFDIYVHRLKKYIGAYYAVLGRVDALTFTAGVGENAAPVRAAAVAGLHGLGLAVDGELNAVRSGEPRLISPAGARVAVAVVPTDEELEIATQTYALVVKKA, encoded by the coding sequence GTGACCGCGACCCGCGTCCTCGTCCTCAACTCCGGCTCGTCCTCGGTCAAGTACCAGCTGCTCGACATGCGCGACAGCAGCCGTCTGGCCCTGGGCCTGGTCGAGCGCATCGGCGAGGAGGGCTCCCGGCTGAAGCACACCCCGCTCACCGACGGGGGCGCCTCCCGTGAGCACGCCGAGCCCATCGCCGACCACGAGGCCGCCCTGAAGGCCGTCGCCGGGGAGCTGGCCGCGGACGGGCTCGGCCTCGACTCCCCCGAGCTGGCCGCCATCGGGCACCGCGTCGTGCACGGCGGGCAGAGCTTCACCCACCCGACCGTCGTCGACGACGCCGTGCTCGCCGAGATCGAGCGGCTGATCCCGGTGGCGCCGCTGCACAACCCGGCCAACCTGACCGGCATCCGCACGGCGCGGGCGCTGCGCCCGGACCTGCCGCAGGTGGCCGTGTTCGACACCGCGTTCCACACCACGATGCCGGAGTCCGCCGCCCGCTACGCCATCGACGTCGAGACGGCCGACGCGCACCGCATCCGGCGCTACGGCTTCCACGGCACCTCGCACGCGTACGTCTCCCGGGCCACGGCGGAGCTGCTGGGCAGGGCGCCGGAGGACGTCAACGTCATCGTGCTGCACCTCGGCAACGGGGCGTCCGCGTCGGCGGTCGAGGGCGGCCGGTGTGTGGACACCTCGATGGGGCTGACGCCTTTGGAGGGACTCGTGATGGGTACGCGGTCCGGAGACCTGGACCCGGCCGTCATCTTCCATTTGATGCGCGTTGGCGGAATGTCCACGGACGAGATCGACACTCTCCTCAACAAGAAGAGCGGCCTGATCGGACTGTGCGGCGACAACGACATGCGGGAAATACGCCGAAGAATCGACGGGGGCGACGAGCGGGCGAAGCTGGCCTTCGACATCTACGTTCACCGGTTGAAGAAGTACATCGGCGCCTACTACGCGGTGCTCGGCCGGGTGGACGCTCTCACGTTCACCGCGGGCGTCGGCGAGAACGCGGCGCCCGTGCGGGCCGCCGCCGTCGCGGGCCTTCACGGGCTGGGCCTCGCGGTCGACGGCGAGCTGAACGCCGTGCGGAGCGGTGAGCCACGGCTGATCTCGCCGGCCGGCGCGCGGGTCGCGGTCGCGGTGGTGCCGACGGACGAGGAACTGGAGATCGCGACACAGACGTACGCCCTGGTCGTAAAGAAAGCCTGA
- a CDS encoding ATP-dependent 6-phosphofructokinase: protein MRIGVLTAGGDCPGLNAVIRSVVHRAIAQYGHEVIGFEDGYAGLLDGRYRTLDLESVSGILARGGTILGSSRLQRDRLREACENAQDMAHRFGIDVLIPIGGEGTLTAARMLSDAGLPVVGVPKTIDNDISSTDRTFGFDTAVGVAAEAMDRLKTTAESHQRVMVVEVMGRHAGWIALESGMAAGAHGICLPERAFDPADLVKMVEERFSRGKKFAVICVAEGAHPAEGSMDYGHGEIDQFGHERFQGIGTALAYELERRLGKEAKPVILGHVQRGGTPTAYDRVLATRFGWHAVEAAHRGEYGRMTALRGTDVVMMPLAEAVTELKRVPKDRMDEAESVF, encoded by the coding sequence ATGCGTATCGGAGTTCTCACCGCAGGCGGCGACTGTCCGGGCCTGAACGCAGTGATCCGGTCGGTCGTGCACCGAGCGATCGCCCAGTACGGCCACGAGGTCATCGGTTTCGAGGACGGCTACGCCGGCCTGCTCGACGGCCGTTACCGCACCCTCGACCTGGAGTCCGTCAGCGGCATCCTCGCCCGCGGCGGCACCATCCTCGGCTCCTCCCGCCTCCAGCGCGACCGCCTCCGCGAGGCGTGCGAGAACGCGCAGGACATGGCGCACCGGTTCGGTATCGACGTACTCATCCCGATCGGCGGGGAGGGCACGCTGACGGCGGCGCGCATGCTGAGCGATGCCGGTCTGCCGGTGGTCGGCGTCCCGAAGACGATCGACAACGACATCTCGTCGACGGATCGCACGTTCGGCTTCGACACGGCGGTCGGGGTCGCCGCGGAGGCGATGGACCGTCTGAAGACGACCGCCGAGTCGCACCAGCGGGTGATGGTGGTCGAGGTCATGGGCCGGCACGCGGGCTGGATCGCGCTGGAGTCGGGGATGGCGGCGGGTGCGCACGGCATTTGTCTTCCCGAGCGCGCGTTCGACCCGGCCGACCTGGTGAAGATGGTCGAGGAGCGTTTCTCGCGCGGGAAGAAGTTCGCGGTCATCTGCGTCGCGGAAGGCGCCCACCCGGCCGAGGGCTCGATGGACTACGGCCACGGCGAGATCGACCAGTTCGGCCACGAGCGCTTCCAGGGCATCGGTACGGCGCTGGCGTACGAGCTGGAGCGTCGCCTCGGCAAGGAGGCCAAGCCGGTCATCCTCGGCCACGTCCAGCGGGGCGGCACCCCGACCGCGTACGACCGGGTGCTCGCCACACGCTTCGGCTGGCACGCGGTCGAGGCCGCGCACCGCGGGGAGTACGGCCGGATGACCGCGCTGCGCGGCACCGATGTGGTGATGATGCCGCTCGCGGAGGCGGTGACCGAACTGAAGAGGGTGCCGAAGGACCGGATGGACGAGGCGGAGTCGGTGTTCTAG
- a CDS encoding response regulator, whose protein sequence is MTKAESDPIRVLVVEDDPVAADAHMMYVGRVPGFTAVGKAHTGAEARRALDRTPVDLLLLDLHLPDVHGLQLARSLRAAGYHADVIAVTSARDLTVVREGVSLGVVQYVLKPFTFATLRDRLVRYAEFHAAAGEASGQAEVDRALATLRAPGTAALPKGLSAPTLERVTVALRDTTEGLTAAGIAEAVGISRITARRYLEHLVDAGRARREPQYGQVGRPELVYRWVKGQ, encoded by the coding sequence ATGACGAAGGCCGAGTCCGATCCCATCAGAGTCCTGGTCGTCGAGGACGACCCCGTGGCCGCCGACGCGCACATGATGTACGTCGGCCGCGTCCCCGGTTTCACGGCGGTGGGCAAGGCCCACACCGGCGCGGAGGCGCGGCGGGCACTGGACCGCACACCGGTGGACCTGCTGCTGCTCGACCTGCACCTGCCGGACGTGCACGGCCTGCAGTTGGCCCGGTCGTTGCGCGCGGCCGGGTACCACGCGGACGTCATAGCGGTGACGTCCGCGCGCGACCTGACGGTGGTGCGGGAGGGCGTCTCCCTCGGGGTCGTGCAGTACGTCCTGAAGCCGTTCACCTTCGCGACGTTGCGGGACCGGCTGGTGCGCTACGCCGAGTTCCACGCGGCGGCCGGGGAGGCGAGCGGCCAGGCCGAGGTGGACCGGGCACTGGCCACACTCCGAGCACCCGGCACGGCGGCGCTGCCGAAAGGGCTGAGCGCGCCGACGTTGGAACGCGTGACGGTGGCGCTGCGGGACACGACCGAGGGCCTCACGGCGGCCGGCATCGCCGAGGCCGTGGGCATCTCCCGCATCACGGCCCGGCGGTACCTGGAGCACCTGGTGGACGCCGGGCGGGCGCGACGGGAGCCGCAGTACGGGCAGGTGGGGCGGCCGGAGTTGGTGTATCGGTGGGTGAAGGGGCAGTAG
- the pyk gene encoding pyruvate kinase, producing MRRSKIVCTLGPAVDSHEQLVALIEAGMNVARFNFSHGSHAEHQGRYDRVRAASAETGRAIGVLADLQGPKIRLETFAEGPVELVRGDEFTITAEDVPGDRQICGTTYKGLPGDVSPGDQILINDGNVELRVIEVEGPRVRTEVIEGGVISDHKGINLPGAAVNVPALSEKDVEDLRFALRMGCDLVALSFVRDAHDVRDVHKVMDEVGRRVPVIAKVEKPQAVENMEDVVMAFDGVMVARGDLAVEYPLERVPMVQKRLIELCRRNAKPVIVATQMMESMITNSRPTRAEASDVANAILDGADAVMLSAESSVGAYPLETVRTMSKIVTAAEEELLAKGLQPLVPGKKPRTQGGSIARAACEIADFLGGRALVAFTQSGDTARRLSRYRASQPIIAYTTDESTRNQLALSWGVESHVVPFVNSTDEMVELVDHEMVKLNRFNEGDIAVITAGSPPGVPGTTNMVRVHHLGGGARD from the coding sequence ATGCGCCGTTCGAAAATCGTCTGTACTCTCGGCCCCGCGGTCGACTCCCACGAGCAACTGGTCGCCCTCATCGAGGCCGGCATGAACGTGGCCCGCTTCAACTTCAGCCACGGCAGCCACGCCGAGCACCAGGGCCGCTACGACCGGGTCCGGGCCGCCTCCGCCGAGACCGGAAGGGCCATCGGTGTCCTCGCCGACCTGCAGGGCCCGAAGATCCGTCTGGAGACCTTCGCCGAGGGTCCGGTGGAGCTGGTGCGCGGTGACGAGTTCACCATCACCGCCGAGGACGTGCCGGGCGACAGGCAGATCTGCGGTACGACGTACAAGGGCCTGCCCGGTGACGTCTCCCCCGGCGACCAGATCCTCATCAACGACGGCAACGTCGAGCTGAGGGTCATCGAGGTCGAGGGTCCGCGGGTGCGGACGGAGGTCATCGAGGGCGGCGTCATCTCCGACCACAAGGGCATCAACCTGCCCGGCGCGGCCGTGAACGTGCCGGCCCTGTCCGAGAAGGACGTCGAGGACCTGCGGTTCGCGCTGCGGATGGGCTGCGACCTGGTGGCGCTGTCCTTCGTGCGGGACGCCCATGACGTGCGGGACGTCCACAAGGTGATGGACGAGGTGGGCCGCCGGGTCCCCGTCATCGCCAAGGTGGAGAAGCCGCAGGCCGTGGAGAACATGGAGGACGTCGTGATGGCGTTCGACGGCGTGATGGTCGCCCGCGGCGACCTGGCCGTCGAGTACCCCCTCGAAAGGGTCCCCATGGTGCAGAAGCGGCTCATCGAGCTGTGCCGCCGCAACGCCAAGCCGGTGATCGTGGCGACACAGATGATGGAGTCGATGATCACCAACTCCCGTCCCACGCGCGCCGAGGCGTCCGACGTCGCCAACGCGATCCTGGACGGCGCGGACGCGGTCATGCTGTCGGCGGAGTCCAGCGTGGGCGCCTACCCGCTGGAGACGGTCCGGACGATGTCGAAGATCGTCACGGCGGCCGAGGAGGAACTGCTCGCCAAGGGTCTGCAGCCGCTCGTGCCGGGCAAGAAGCCGCGTACGCAGGGTGGTTCGATCGCCCGTGCCGCCTGCGAGATCGCCGACTTCCTCGGCGGCCGGGCCCTGGTGGCCTTCACGCAGTCCGGCGACACCGCCCGCCGGCTGTCGCGCTATCGCGCGTCCCAGCCGATCATCGCGTACACCACCGACGAGTCCACCCGTAACCAGCTGGCGCTCAGCTGGGGTGTGGAGTCGCACGTCGTGCCGTTCGTGAACAGCACCGACGAGATGGTCGAGCTCGTCGACCACGAGATGGTCAAGCTCAACCGCTTCAACGAGGGCGACATCGCGGTCATCACCGCCGGCTCGCCCCCCGGCGTCCCGGGCACCACGAACATGGTCCGGGTGCACCACCTGGGCGGCGGCGCCCGCGACTGA
- a CDS encoding helix-turn-helix transcriptional regulator, with translation MTPHPPGRHPDSPAATPPFDAPTARKLRIALGMGPEHVAYGMRSSYGLPYVTPDLVAAWEHGTTAPTSPELTALAGVLWCSPGELIGTPRTLREHRTARGLAAEDVAGAAGLDLSAYLRMEETGEWRGTDRQSAALAEVLDLSLPDLITVTGREAKLTELLRNAVSTRWQAYVRPTAKLLSLDRHLLEDVLQEMHTDYQGRMTAPLTWANGTATTDSGDADRDYLDRIVDHFWSLLRRTTTY, from the coding sequence TTGACTCCGCACCCACCCGGCCGCCACCCGGACTCACCGGCGGCCACCCCGCCCTTCGACGCCCCGACCGCCCGAAAACTCCGCATCGCACTCGGCATGGGACCCGAGCACGTCGCCTACGGCATGCGCTCCTCGTACGGACTCCCGTACGTCACCCCGGACCTGGTCGCCGCCTGGGAACATGGCACGACGGCCCCGACGAGCCCCGAACTCACCGCGCTCGCGGGCGTGTTGTGGTGCTCACCCGGTGAACTCATCGGCACGCCCCGGACCTTGCGCGAGCACCGCACGGCCCGCGGACTCGCCGCCGAGGATGTCGCCGGCGCCGCCGGACTCGACCTCTCCGCCTACCTCCGGATGGAGGAGACCGGCGAGTGGCGCGGCACGGACCGCCAGTCCGCCGCCCTCGCCGAGGTGCTCGACCTCTCGCTGCCCGACCTGATCACCGTCACGGGACGCGAGGCGAAGCTCACCGAACTCCTCCGCAACGCGGTCAGCACGCGCTGGCAGGCGTACGTACGGCCGACCGCCAAGCTGCTCTCCCTCGACCGGCATCTCCTGGAAGACGTCCTCCAGGAGATGCACACCGACTACCAGGGCCGCATGACCGCCCCCCTCACCTGGGCCAACGGCACCGCCACGACCGACTCGGGCGACGCCGACCGCGACTATCTGGACCGGATCGTCGACCACTTCTGGTCACTGCTCCGGAGAACGACGACCTACTGA